The Flaviramulus sp. BrNp1-15 genome has a window encoding:
- a CDS encoding restriction endonuclease, giving the protein METDAIDIIKSSGEKAKFSLNKLKASLNRIGADEQTVNQIIDKVRDELYQGISTKEIYNRAFALLKKKKSYLASKYKLKKAIYELGPTGFPFERFVSAILKYSGYKTEVNKTLLGKCVTHEIDVIAHKNKETSVIECKFHSEEGLNCNVKIPLYINSRYNDVKAFWNANPKNGTKLTKGWVVTNTRFTQDAMQYGNCVNLYLLSWDYPKNDGLKDRIDRLGLYPITVSTLLTNREKQFLLSRDVVLCRELIGDVFYLDHLGVSEVRKEKILNEIKMLCNK; this is encoded by the coding sequence ATGGAAACCGATGCTATTGATATTATTAAATCTTCTGGCGAAAAAGCCAAATTTTCATTAAATAAATTAAAGGCATCTTTAAACCGTATTGGTGCAGACGAACAAACAGTTAATCAAATTATAGATAAAGTAAGAGACGAACTCTATCAAGGTATTTCAACCAAAGAAATTTATAATAGGGCGTTTGCTTTACTTAAAAAAAAGAAAAGCTACTTAGCATCAAAATATAAACTCAAAAAGGCTATTTATGAGTTGGGACCAACAGGCTTTCCTTTTGAGCGTTTTGTAAGTGCTATTTTGAAATATTCAGGCTATAAAACCGAAGTCAATAAAACGTTACTTGGTAAATGCGTGACACATGAAATAGATGTTATTGCACATAAAAATAAAGAAACCAGCGTAATAGAGTGTAAATTTCATAGCGAAGAAGGTCTTAATTGTAATGTAAAGATTCCGCTTTATATAAATTCAAGGTATAATGATGTAAAAGCATTCTGGAATGCTAATCCTAAAAATGGAACTAAACTTACAAAAGGCTGGGTGGTAACAAACACGCGTTTCACACAAGATGCCATGCAATACGGGAACTGTGTTAATTTATACTTGTTAAGTTGGGATTACCCCAAAAATGATGGTTTAAAAGATAGAATAGACCGCTTAGGATTATATCCAATAACAGTTTCTACTTTGCTCACAAACAGAGAAAAACAATTTTTATTAAGCAGAGATGTTGTGCTTTGTAGAGAATTAATTGGAGATGTTTTTTATTTAGATCATTTAGGGGTTTCAGAAGTAAGAAAAGAAAAAATCTTGAATGAAATAAAAATGTTATGCAATAAATAA
- a CDS encoding MBL fold metallo-hydrolase RNA specificity domain-containing protein — translation MENFVRLNFLGASGVVTGSKFLIETSEQNILIDCGMFQGLKELRELNWSDLPVKVEAIDVVLLTHGHLDHVGYLPRLIKQGFTGKIIGTAPTLAIAEIILIDSAKIHEEDAEKANKEKYSQHDPALPFYTKFEAEETVKQFQVEMPDKWIPLSEHISYRFQYNGHIIGATFIELDINGKRFVFSGDIGRQNDYLLDDPKKPEWADYLFIESTYGNKLHPNEDVEDILSQLIKETIHNKGNLIIPSFAVERLQTLMYLLWKLYKKNKIPNIPIFIDSPMGNNVLEVFKRFPKWHKLSDSDYNAMCDHINIIESYKETWETIDDKRSKIVIAGSGMVTGGRVLTYLQQLIDEPTTTVLLVGFQAEGTRGRLLQEGAHEIRFFGKYYPVKAKITSLESLSAHADQNDLLNWMSNIKNIPEKVFLIHGEPTALDAFRVKIKDTFNWNVAIPKLTDVEKLLL, via the coding sequence ATGGAGAATTTTGTAAGACTAAATTTTTTGGGTGCTTCGGGTGTAGTTACAGGTTCTAAATTTTTAATAGAAACCTCAGAACAAAACATACTCATAGATTGTGGTATGTTTCAGGGTTTAAAAGAATTAAGAGAGCTTAATTGGAGCGATTTACCAGTTAAAGTTGAAGCTATAGATGTGGTATTGCTTACACACGGACATTTAGATCACGTTGGATATTTACCACGATTAATAAAACAAGGTTTTACAGGTAAAATTATAGGTACAGCACCAACATTGGCTATTGCAGAAATTATTTTAATCGATAGTGCAAAAATTCATGAAGAAGATGCTGAAAAAGCAAATAAAGAAAAATACTCACAACATGACCCTGCTTTACCATTTTATACAAAATTTGAAGCAGAAGAAACTGTAAAACAATTTCAAGTTGAAATGCCTGATAAATGGATTCCATTATCAGAGCATATATCATATAGATTTCAGTACAACGGACATATAATTGGAGCTACTTTTATTGAGCTAGATATAAACGGAAAAAGGTTTGTGTTTTCTGGAGATATTGGTAGACAAAATGATTATTTATTAGACGATCCTAAAAAACCAGAATGGGCAGATTATTTATTTATTGAAAGCACCTATGGAAATAAGTTGCATCCCAATGAAGATGTAGAAGATATTTTATCTCAACTTATTAAAGAAACCATACATAACAAGGGAAACTTAATCATTCCTAGTTTTGCGGTAGAGCGTTTACAAACCCTTATGTATTTGCTTTGGAAGCTTTATAAAAAAAACAAAATACCAAACATCCCTATTTTTATAGATAGTCCTATGGGAAACAATGTTTTAGAGGTGTTTAAACGTTTTCCAAAATGGCACAAATTATCAGATTCAGATTATAACGCCATGTGTGATCACATAAATATTATAGAATCTTATAAAGAAACTTGGGAAACTATTGATGATAAGCGCTCTAAAATAGTTATTGCCGGTAGTGGTATGGTAACAGGTGGTCGTGTGCTAACATATTTACAGCAGCTTATAGACGAGCCCACTACAACTGTATTGTTGGTTGGTTTTCAGGCAGAAGGAACAAGAGGCAGACTATTACAAGAAGGCGCTCATGAAATACGGTTTTTTGGTAAATATTATCCTGTAAAAGCTAAAATTACTAGTTTAGAAAGTTTATCTGCACATGCAGACCAAAATGATTTATTAAACTGGATGAGCAATATTAAAAATATTCCAGAAAAAGTGTTTTTAATTCATGGTGAGCCAACAGCTTTAGATGCGTTTCGGGTTAAAATAAAAGATACTTTTAATTGGAATGTTGCTATACCTAAGTTAACAGATGTTGAAAAACTACTATTATAA
- a CDS encoding Hsp20/alpha crystallin family protein, with protein MTTLMKRRKRNRLSPFDNRLLTPWSNSLLSPWRSRLFPSNFDDFTNLTRFDDIFKDDFFEDDSLLPAMNVKEHEEDFEIEFAAPGFNKKDFEVTIEENVLHLSGEKEVEEEEKEDDYSRKEFSYKSFKRSMMLPPSVDLDQDIKASYKNGILKVKLLKKEEAIVQQPPKKVIEVN; from the coding sequence ATGACTACATTAATGAAACGCAGAAAAAGAAATCGGTTATCTCCATTTGATAACAGATTATTAACTCCATGGAGCAACAGTTTGTTATCACCATGGCGTAGTAGATTATTCCCTTCTAATTTTGATGACTTTACGAATCTAACAAGATTTGATGATATTTTTAAAGATGATTTCTTTGAGGATGATAGTCTTTTACCAGCAATGAATGTAAAAGAACATGAAGAAGATTTTGAAATTGAGTTTGCAGCTCCAGGGTTTAATAAAAAAGACTTTGAAGTTACAATTGAAGAAAATGTGCTTCATCTTAGTGGCGAAAAAGAGGTAGAAGAAGAAGAAAAAGAAGATGACTATTCTCGTAAAGAATTTAGCTATAAATCTTTTAAAAGATCTATGATGTTACCACCTTCAGTGGATTTAGATCAAGATATTAAAGCATCTTACAAAAATGGCATCTTAAAAGTAAAATTATTAAAAAAAGAAGAGGCTATAGTTCAACAACCTCCTAAAAAAGTTATTGAGGTTAATTAA